Proteins found in one Desertifilum tharense IPPAS B-1220 genomic segment:
- a CDS encoding Na/Pi symporter: MKRISQVLPQGQIWKFIGLLLALLIFFTSLELLGDAFELMGENAAEFLLATTANPIAGVFVGILATTLVQSSSTSTSLTVALVASGTLGVAGAIPIMLGANIGTSVTNTIVALGHFHNRDEFRKAFTGALVLDFFNIIAVAIFLPLELFFNVLSWPATQVTNLIVGIGAIELFSPIDVVVEPLAGLIVGLTQETGWLVLIIAFALLYFALRSLVKVLKALLNEDLEGKIKKYLFGSWWQAMLFGLLITIAVQSSSITTSVIIPLIALAVVAALQALPYFLGANIGTSTTALIAALSLAGNGDAEGIASLLVALVHMVFDILAIALLFPLKKVREIPVWLAQKSVSWITANRITAIAYIAALFYLLPFGAAWLTNDWDIATFYEPTVPEQIQGEVVTDLEDAQDRDLTDITDPDSTPQE, encoded by the coding sequence ATGAAACGAATCAGTCAAGTCCTTCCTCAAGGGCAAATTTGGAAATTCATAGGTTTGCTGCTGGCTTTACTTATTTTCTTTACGAGTCTCGAATTATTAGGAGATGCCTTTGAGTTAATGGGAGAAAATGCAGCAGAATTTTTATTGGCAACAACGGCTAATCCGATTGCTGGCGTATTTGTCGGTATTTTAGCTACAACTCTGGTACAAAGTTCTTCTACTTCAACTTCTTTAACTGTCGCCTTGGTTGCATCGGGTACGCTTGGGGTGGCGGGCGCAATTCCAATTATGTTGGGGGCTAATATTGGGACTAGCGTTACCAATACGATTGTTGCGTTAGGTCACTTCCACAACCGAGATGAGTTTAGGAAAGCCTTTACGGGGGCATTGGTTCTAGACTTTTTCAATATTATCGCCGTCGCGATTTTCTTGCCTCTAGAGTTGTTTTTCAATGTTCTTTCTTGGCCCGCTACTCAGGTTACAAATTTAATTGTTGGCATTGGTGCGATTGAACTTTTTAGTCCGATTGATGTTGTGGTTGAACCGCTAGCCGGGTTAATTGTGGGTTTAACTCAGGAGACAGGTTGGTTAGTATTAATCATTGCCTTTGCTTTATTGTATTTTGCCCTCAGAAGTTTAGTTAAAGTGTTGAAAGCCTTGCTCAACGAAGACTTAGAAGGAAAAATTAAAAAATACCTGTTTGGTTCTTGGTGGCAAGCGATGTTATTTGGACTTTTGATTACCATTGCTGTCCAAAGTTCTAGCATTACCACTTCTGTCATTATCCCGTTAATTGCCTTAGCGGTGGTTGCCGCATTACAGGCACTTCCTTACTTTTTAGGGGCAAATATTGGCACCTCCACCACAGCTTTAATTGCAGCGCTTTCGCTGGCGGGAAATGGCGATGCAGAAGGAATTGCATCGTTGCTGGTGGCGCTAGTTCACATGGTTTTTGATATTCTAGCGATCGCACTTCTGTTTCCCCTCAAGAAAGTGCGGGAAATTCCGGTATGGTTAGCCCAAAAATCGGTAAGCTGGATAACGGCTAATCGCATTACCGCGATCGCCTACATTGCAGCCTTATTCTATCTTCTCCCCTTCGGTGCCGCTTGGCTGACCAATGACTGGGATATTGCCACGTTTTACGAACCGACGGTTCCCGAACAAATACAAGGGGAGGTTGTTACCGATCTCGAAGACGCGCAAGATCGCGATCTTACCGATATTACCGATCCGGATAGCACCCCGCAAGAGTAA
- a CDS encoding AAA family ATPase: NSEFQYFYLPEKGDYRPYKINGAKRNINIEIQNLLPRILKIESSIALPPSVPIKKIVKIGEKNYLESKKFELLDQKQRNRIVDALDHFSDNPEVISKVRNLLGEKREQIDDKAVESVKAIVSALGEVNFSDDDKALREKKFELAYKLICEIAEVDTKALLDLTEAIKNGMQGYANGIIEKINRQLAIHLNFPNYWVQDRNFCLKVMARDYDLVFTITDRTGTEYSFDERSQGLRYFLSYFVQYRSHKSHSTKSEILLMDEPDAYLSSQAQQDLLKVFDLFADPGTNSHLTDPIQVIYVTHSPFLIDKNHAERIRVLQKGNEDEGTRVVKDAARNHYEPLRSSIGAYVGETTFIGNCNLMVEGLSDQILIAGVTTYLRARESPNLETLDLNQITIVPSGSASHIPYLVYLARGRDVEQPAVIVLLDSDKSGTEAKKQLLGKGGHHRRPLLREQFILQLGDIQQEFSLAEGNVNPNIEIEDIIPLTICIQATKFYLQEFLKVDESELSPLTEDLVLKKLSSQTILDALQESLGDLPTQDLQINKIGFARNVIRVVNEWSRKQDLSESQKDALQAFEKNFRALFKKLNTMQRRAQQKLTDERLSQKIQRRKKDFNARHPISARREDGFILLDEIEGILETNTENESIKEIEAIKAAIQNLRRDYKLDVDTNKAIDEYSGFQKGLERIKYAGLLASQEESNEQAMLEEALKTSEDTRSDESEIDGLVEVDNGQNLDESTKNTGNSAKNDTSKKPNLHK; the protein is encoded by the coding sequence AATTCTGAATTTCAATATTTTTATTTACCTGAAAAAGGAGATTATAGACCCTATAAAATTAATGGAGCAAAAAGAAATATAAATATTGAAATTCAGAATTTACTTCCTAGAATTCTGAAAATTGAATCTAGTATTGCACTTCCTCCCAGTGTGCCTATTAAAAAAATAGTTAAAATAGGTGAGAAAAATTATCTAGAAAGTAAAAAATTTGAACTTTTAGATCAAAAACAACGAAATAGAATAGTAGATGCGCTTGACCACTTCAGCGACAATCCAGAAGTGATTAGTAAAGTTCGCAACCTTTTAGGTGAGAAACGAGAACAGATTGATGATAAGGCAGTTGAATCAGTCAAGGCAATCGTTTCCGCATTGGGTGAAGTAAATTTTAGCGATGACGATAAAGCACTAAGAGAGAAGAAGTTTGAACTTGCTTATAAATTAATTTGTGAAATTGCTGAAGTTGATACTAAAGCTTTATTAGATTTAACTGAAGCCATTAAAAATGGTATGCAAGGATATGCAAATGGAATTATTGAGAAAATAAATCGGCAGCTTGCTATCCATTTGAACTTTCCAAATTATTGGGTTCAAGATCGTAATTTTTGCTTAAAAGTAATGGCAAGAGACTATGATTTAGTTTTCACTATAACCGATCGAACTGGAACCGAATACTCTTTTGATGAAAGAAGTCAAGGTTTACGATACTTCCTCAGCTACTTTGTTCAGTATCGTTCCCATAAATCTCACTCGACCAAATCTGAAATTTTATTAATGGATGAACCAGATGCATATCTATCTAGTCAAGCGCAGCAGGATTTACTCAAGGTATTTGATCTATTTGCAGATCCTGGAACTAATTCTCACTTAACCGATCCAATTCAAGTGATCTATGTAACTCATTCTCCTTTTCTAATTGATAAGAATCATGCTGAACGTATTCGAGTTTTACAAAAAGGAAATGAAGACGAAGGAACGAGGGTTGTTAAAGATGCAGCAAGAAATCATTATGAACCTTTGAGGTCTTCAATAGGTGCCTATGTTGGAGAAACCACTTTCATTGGCAACTGCAATTTGATGGTTGAGGGTCTTTCCGATCAAATTCTTATTGCAGGAGTAACGACATACTTACGTGCAAGAGAAAGCCCTAACTTAGAAACTTTAGACTTGAATCAAATTACTATTGTTCCATCAGGTTCAGCATCACATATTCCGTATTTAGTGTATCTAGCTCGTGGAAGAGATGTAGAGCAACCAGCAGTAATTGTCTTGTTAGACAGTGATAAGAGCGGAACTGAAGCTAAGAAACAGTTGTTGGGTAAAGGTGGACACCACAGAAGACCTCTTCTTAGAGAGCAATTTATTCTTCAGCTTGGAGATATTCAGCAAGAGTTCAGTTTAGCAGAGGGCAATGTAAACCCTAATATTGAAATAGAAGATATCATTCCATTGACAATTTGTATACAAGCAACCAAGTTTTATTTGCAAGAATTTTTAAAAGTAGACGAGTCAGAGCTTTCTCCGTTAACCGAAGATTTAGTTCTCAAAAAACTTTCTAGTCAAACGATACTTGATGCTCTACAGGAAAGTTTAGGAGATCTTCCTACTCAAGATTTACAGATTAATAAAATCGGATTTGCTCGTAATGTTATTAGAGTGGTGAATGAGTGGTCACGAAAACAAGATTTGTCCGAATCTCAAAAGGATGCTCTTCAAGCTTTTGAAAAAAATTTCAGGGCTTTGTTCAAAAAATTAAATACTATGCAGCGTCGTGCCCAGCAAAAATTGACGGATGAAAGATTATCTCAAAAAATACAACGTCGTAAGAAAGACTTTAATGCACGTCATCCTATCTCAGCTAGGCGTGAAGATGGATTTATTTTGTTAGATGAAATTGAAGGTATTTTAGAGACAAATACGGAAAATGAATCAATCAAAGAGATTGAGGCAATCAAAGCTGCAATCCAAAATTTGCGCCGTGACTATAAACTTGATGTTGATACGAATAAAGCAATCGATGAGTATAGCGGATTTCAAAAAGGTCTAGAGAGGATTAAGTATGCAGGATTATTGGCAAGTCAGGAAGAAAGTAATGAGCAAGCGATGCTAGAGGAAGCGCTAAAAACATCTGAAGATACTCGCTCTGATGAATCTGAGATTGATGGACTAGTTGAAGTAGATAACGGACAAAATCTTGATGAATCTACTAAAAATACTGGCAACTCTGCAAAGAATGACACAAGCAAGAAACCTAATTTACACAAATAG
- a CDS encoding transferase hexapeptide repeat containing protein, with protein sequence MLDETTLERRLVILEQAVSDLQRKVDSKPAPENWLQKLIGSISDEAAFLEVLEYGRTFRQTDKPIDENDEQS encoded by the coding sequence ATGTTAGACGAAACAACCCTCGAACGACGTTTGGTCATTCTTGAGCAGGCAGTCTCTGACCTACAACGCAAGGTTGACAGTAAGCCTGCACCTGAAAACTGGTTGCAGAAGCTTATTGGCTCAATCTCTGATGAAGCAGCTTTCCTTGAAGTCTTAGAGTATGGGCGTACTTTCCGTCAAACTGATAAGCCTATTGATGAGAATGATGAGCAATCATGA
- a CDS encoding type II toxin-antitoxin system VapC family toxin — MKYLLDTDHISFLQRRSGTEFACLTIRMGQYSPTDFALSVVSLHEQVLGAHNFINRASTNRDMMRGYALLLEILEGFSLAPVLPFDSAAIAVFDQMRGQRVRVSTMDLRIAAIAMSRSLILLTRNISDFSKVPGLVTEDWTV; from the coding sequence ATGAAGTATCTGCTCGACACTGACCACATCAGTTTTTTACAGCGACGCTCAGGCACAGAATTTGCTTGTTTAACGATTCGGATGGGTCAATACTCCCCAACAGATTTTGCTTTATCTGTTGTTAGTTTGCATGAGCAGGTGCTTGGTGCTCACAATTTCATCAATCGTGCTTCTACAAATAGGGACATGATGCGTGGATATGCTCTGTTATTGGAAATCCTTGAAGGTTTTTCACTGGCTCCGGTTTTACCGTTTGATAGTGCAGCGATTGCAGTATTTGACCAGATGCGAGGACAACGGGTTCGTGTCTCTACGATGGACTTGAGAATTGCAGCGATTGCTATGTCACGCAGCTTGATACTGTTGACTCGAAATATTAGTGATTTCAGCAAAGTTCCAGGTTTAGTGACGGAGGACTGGACGGTGTAG
- a CDS encoding GGDEF domain-containing protein, which produces MSNCFDRLTGIGNRIALQQCMTDLIEEAKAFAIVFIDIDSFAYFNDRYGHDQGDALLGQLAVLILQQLPAEAQLFRTGGDEFLVLLPNTPLADAITFGDRIRMAIAQHCCHFPMQRLEFAPDGRSKEIEFLPTVSCSVGLYPEHGQDWMSLMQAVDEAMYKHRTQFGRNQVAVVEG; this is translated from the coding sequence ATGAGCAATTGCTTCGATCGACTCACCGGAATTGGCAACCGGATCGCCCTACAGCAATGCATGACAGATTTGATCGAGGAGGCGAAAGCTTTTGCGATCGTTTTCATCGATATCGATAGTTTCGCTTACTTCAACGATCGCTACGGACATGACCAAGGGGATGCTCTGCTTGGGCAACTTGCCGTTTTAATTCTCCAACAGCTTCCGGCTGAAGCGCAACTCTTTCGCACTGGAGGCGATGAATTTCTCGTATTACTCCCGAATACACCGCTAGCGGATGCGATAACTTTTGGCGATCGCATCCGGATGGCGATCGCGCAGCATTGCTGTCATTTTCCCATGCAACGCTTAGAATTTGCACCCGATGGCCGCTCCAAAGAGATAGAATTTTTACCCACAGTATCCTGTAGTGTTGGCCTCTACCCAGAACACGGTCAAGATTGGATGAGTTTAATGCAAGCCGTAGACGAAGCCATGTACAAGCACAGAACTCAGTTTGGCAGAAATCAAGTTGCAGTGGTAGAGGGTTGA